A stretch of Lactuca sativa cultivar Salinas chromosome 6, Lsat_Salinas_v11, whole genome shotgun sequence DNA encodes these proteins:
- the LOC111903369 gene encoding uncharacterized protein LOC111903369 has product MALYYFFLCTLFAFSLSFCGTSAVNYKVTNDASNTPGGIRFTNEIGIPYTKQIMRTINNYVWTTIFEQSDPADRKPVPTMSIYIVEFKGAEAITWGDNINVSSVYLEGYEGDLKWEYTSLLHHEITHVFQWNGEGQAPVGLVEGVADYTILKANYYPPGFAEPGSGDTWDQGYDFTARFLEYCDGIVPGFVAKLNKMMRFSFDVKYFEDLTGKPVDQLWQEYKAQYGNVV; this is encoded by the coding sequence ATGGCTCTCTATTACTTTTTCCTTTGTACCCTCTTCGCCTTTTCATTGTCTTTTTGTGGAACATCTGCCGTGAACTACAAAGTAACTAACGATGCTTCAAATACTCCTGGCGGCATCCGTTTCACTAATGAAATCGGAATTCCATACACAAAGCAAATAATGAGAACCATCAACAACTACGTATGGACCACCATCTTCGAACAAAGCGATCCTGCTGACCGAAAGCCTGTGCCCACTATGAGCATTTACATCGTAGAGTTCAAAGGAGCCGAAGCAATCACTTGGGGTGATAATATTAATGTTAGTTCTGTTTATCTAGAAGGGTATGAAGGGGACCTGAAATGGGAATACACGTCCCTTTTGCACCATGAGATTACCCACGTTTTTCAATGGAATGGTGAGGGTCAAGCTCCAGTAGGCTTGGTAGAAGGGGTGGCAGACTATACGATTTTAAAAGCGAATTATTACCCACCTGGTTTTGCAGAACCGGGATCTGGGGATACATGGGACCAGGGATATGATTTCACGGCCCGTTTTCTCGAATATTGTGATGGGATTGTCCCAGGGTTCGTCGCAAAGCTTAACAAGATGATGAGGTTTTCTTTTGACGTCAAGTATTTTGAAGACTTGACAGGAAAGCCTGTGGATCAACTATGGCAGGAATACAAGGCTCAATATGGGAATGTAGTATGA
- the LOC111903370 gene encoding uncharacterized protein LOC111903370 produces the protein MSTVKLEEIIAQRIVVALSNVTRDGFRNEGHVGTARICTYKDFKNCRPKIFHGNEGIVNLTRWIEKTESVFQISFCPDNCNVRFAACTFANATLTWWNSHANTMGIDTANSMKWEELKIMLVEEYCPREEIHKLEQELWTLTMKRSEIKAYTARFNDLALMCPTLMTLEYKKIERYIWGLASQLKGMVLASKPTTYDSTKRIAHQLTLTEIQGIEVVSKDESPKARTNKRKFNKKNPKQSSEKRQEGATNYVATTAVPTQPKSAWCNHCNRHHPGDCFVCTKCKKKGHTASYCRSTTTATVNQQTNTRTGRGEERKCYESGELGHIKNECPKLRSHEGIGRGRAFVIGSGEAIQDPSVVSGTFLIDNLYASILFDFGADRSFITPTFRKLLSHKSSKLKEIYDVEIANGQFEKTYEFQENCLLTLNNYLSHVNLMPMPIGSFDVIIGTDWLSSHRAEILCDEKAILLE, from the coding sequence ATGAGTACAGTGAAACTGGAAGAAATCATAGCTCAAAGAATTGTTGTGGCTTTATCTAATGTCACAAGAGATGGATTTAGAAATGAAGGCCATGTAGGGACCGCTAGAATATGTACCTACAAAGATTTTAAGAATTGTAGGCCAAAAATCTTTCATGGAAATGAAGGGATAGTTAATTTGACGAGGTGGATAGAAAAGACAGAGTCCGTCTTTCAAATAAGCTTTTGTCCAGACAATTGTAATGTACGATTTGCAGCATGTACTTTCGCTAATGCAACacttacatggtggaatagccatgcgAATACAATGGGGATTGATACTGCAAATTCCATGAAATGGGAAGAACTAAAAATAATGCTTgtagaggagtattgtcctaGGGAGGAAATACATAAGCTGGAACAAGAATTGTGGACCCTAACCATGAAGCGTTCAGAGATAAAAGCTTATACTGCTAGGTTCAATGACCTTGCACTAATGTGTCCAACACTTATGACCCTTGAATATAAAAAGATTGAGCGATATATCTGGGGTTTAGCATCGCAACTCAAAGGCATGGTGCTCGCATCAAAGCCTACAACTTATGACAGCACCAAGAGGATAGCTCATCAGCTAACCCTCACAGAGATCCAAGGAATAGAAGTGGTCTCAAAGGATGAGTCTCCCAAAGCTAGAACAAACAAGCGCAAGTTTAATAAGAAGAATCCCAAACAATCATCTGAGAAAAGACAAGAAGGGGCAACCAACTACGTAGCCACAACAGCAGTACCTACTCAACCAAAGTCTGCATGGTGCAACCACTGTAACCGTCATCACCCAGGTGACTGTTTTGTTTGCACGAAATGCAaaaagaaggggcacactgctaGTTACTGCAGGAGCACAACAACTGCAACAGTCAATCAGCAAACAAATACTAGAACAGGTCGTGGTGAAGAAAGAAAGTGTTATGAGTCTGGAGAACTTGGACATATCAAGAATGAATGTCCAAAGTTAAGGAGTCACGAAGGCATAGGACGTGGCAGGGCGTTTGTGATCGGAAGTGGAGAGGCTATCCAGGACCCTTCAGTTGTATCTGGTACGTTTCTCATAGATAATTTATACGCTAGCATACTCTTCGACTTTGGAGCAGATCGAAGTTTTATAACTccgacatttagaaaattgttaagTCATAAGTCTAGCAAATTAAAAGAAATCTACGATGTAGAAATCGCTAACGGACAATTTGAGAAAACATATGAATTCCAAGAAAATTGTCTGTTAACTCTTAATAACTACCTTTCTCACGTCAACCTCATGCCAATGCCTATCGgtagttttgatgtcataattggcACGGATTGGTTATCTTCACACCGTGCCGAAATTTTATGTGATGAGAAAGccatactgttggaatag